In one window of Maribacter sp. BPC-D8 DNA:
- a CDS encoding gliding motility-associated C-terminal domain-containing protein gives MKIFKIILAFLLLQNTIVAQDAVHNYGNIQIHDDGLVGFHMDVINNGAFNQNKGLVGFYSFDKALTISGGSNPIFYDFEVAVDNDLYIDNTVGIQNNANFIAGDIVTSRVASEVNINFINDSFYTGEANFTKVDGYTAISKKSEFTFPVGQFDKIRPLTIESIGSNDYAKSAYYYEDPNTTSVFNTSFSTFIKENEALSISEYEFWHLESTIPSKVILTWDEESNAYLFGETIAEIKVVGWSVDDKIWVDLGNTNVEGNFAYGSVTSKEFTPSDYEIITIGGNSDIIETLDNITLDNYYMTPNGDGINDFLEIEGIENSPNNTLQIYNRYGRLVFSLDNYSEEFTGLSNVNGVVSRNTGLPSGIYFYIVNLKDLNYKHQGYLYLTTYEEN, from the coding sequence ATGAAAATATTCAAAATCATACTTGCCTTCTTACTACTACAAAATACCATTGTAGCACAAGATGCCGTGCATAATTATGGTAATATTCAAATTCACGATGATGGTTTGGTTGGTTTTCATATGGATGTAATAAATAACGGAGCTTTTAATCAGAATAAAGGTTTAGTAGGTTTTTATTCTTTCGACAAGGCTTTAACGATATCAGGTGGGTCAAATCCTATTTTTTATGATTTTGAGGTTGCAGTAGATAATGATCTTTATATAGATAATACAGTAGGTATTCAAAATAACGCAAACTTTATTGCGGGTGACATAGTTACATCAAGAGTAGCATCCGAAGTAAACATCAATTTTATAAATGATTCATTTTATACAGGGGAAGCAAATTTCACAAAGGTTGATGGTTACACTGCCATAAGCAAGAAGTCTGAATTTACGTTTCCTGTAGGGCAATTTGATAAAATACGTCCTTTAACCATTGAATCAATCGGTTCTAACGATTATGCAAAGTCTGCCTATTACTACGAAGACCCTAATACTACTAGTGTATTTAACACAAGCTTTAGCACATTCATTAAAGAGAATGAAGCCTTATCAATTAGCGAATATGAGTTTTGGCATTTAGAAAGTACCATACCGTCAAAAGTGATATTAACCTGGGACGAAGAGAGCAATGCTTACCTATTCGGAGAGACTATTGCGGAAATAAAAGTTGTAGGCTGGAGTGTAGATGATAAAATTTGGGTCGATTTAGGCAACACCAATGTTGAAGGCAACTTTGCTTATGGATCGGTTACTTCTAAAGAATTTACACCTAGTGATTATGAGATCATTACTATTGGCGGCAATTCTGATATTATAGAAACGCTTGATAATATAACTCTAGATAATTATTACATGACCCCTAACGGTGATGGCATCAACGACTTTTTAGAGATTGAAGGCATTGAAAATTCACCTAATAATACCTTACAAATCTATAATAGATATGGAAGACTGGTATTCTCTTTAGATAATTATAGTGAGGAGTTTACAGGTTTATCTAATGTAAATGGGGTAGTTTCTAGAAATACCGGTCTGCCTTCAGGCATCTATTTCTATATTGTAAACTTGAAAGATTTAAACTATAAACATCAAGGGTACTTATACCTTACGACCTACGAAGAAAATTGA
- a CDS encoding gliding motility-associated C-terminal domain-containing protein: MKKYIHILFFLFAATISAQTALYNNGNLRIHEGGQIGFHTNLINESPLDNNLGLAGFYGSELLTVSGNVTPQFYDMEIALENNMQLNLGMDNTNNTNFIFGSILTPTAQPDIFYNFVDNSFYSGENDFSKIEGYAAITNQQNFGFPVGDVQYLRPLIINSESVNLFAKCAYYFENPNNAPAPLDSYNTAKTALDVESVNTFEFWRLEGSIPSTVTLSWNIRSSIETLTDNVDEVIPVGWSKASQSWVNLIGSVPVGTLTEGFVTTESFTPDDYEVITLGSSKSPFEPLSRDVLFIDNFFISVNGDGINDNFFIEELEEYDSNFLQIYDRYGLKVFEKTDYVNDFVGFSNLNNVPFGEEKGLPTGVYFYTVYIPEGDLNYQGFLYLSR, from the coding sequence ATGAAAAAATACATACACATACTTTTCTTTCTATTTGCGGCAACTATTTCTGCCCAAACAGCATTATATAATAATGGCAACTTACGTATTCACGAAGGTGGGCAAATTGGTTTTCATACCAACCTCATTAATGAATCGCCTTTAGATAATAATCTTGGGCTAGCAGGTTTTTATGGATCTGAGCTTTTAACAGTTTCGGGCAACGTTACTCCGCAGTTCTATGATATGGAAATTGCTTTGGAGAACAACATGCAACTGAACCTTGGTATGGATAATACGAATAACACCAACTTTATTTTTGGTAGTATCCTCACCCCTACTGCACAACCAGATATATTCTACAATTTCGTAGATAATTCTTTTTACAGTGGTGAAAATGACTTTAGTAAAATTGAAGGGTATGCGGCAATTACCAATCAGCAAAATTTTGGTTTCCCGGTTGGTGATGTGCAATATTTAAGACCTTTAATTATAAATTCTGAGAGCGTAAACTTATTTGCTAAATGTGCCTATTATTTTGAAAATCCGAATAATGCACCAGCTCCTTTAGATAGTTATAACACGGCAAAAACTGCCCTAGATGTTGAATCGGTAAATACATTTGAATTTTGGAGATTAGAGGGTTCTATTCCTTCTACCGTAACCCTAAGTTGGAATATACGTAGTAGCATAGAAACTTTAACCGATAACGTTGATGAAGTTATACCAGTTGGGTGGAGCAAAGCCTCTCAAAGTTGGGTTAATTTAATCGGTAGTGTTCCTGTAGGTACTTTAACCGAAGGTTTTGTAACTACAGAATCTTTCACTCCAGATGATTACGAAGTTATAACACTGGGCTCGTCTAAAAGTCCGTTCGAACCGCTATCTAGAGATGTACTTTTTATAGATAATTTCTTTATTTCTGTAAATGGTGATGGAATCAATGACAATTTTTTCATTGAAGAATTAGAAGAATATGACAGTAACTTTCTCCAAATCTATGATCGCTACGGACTAAAAGTATTCGAAAAAACAGATTACGTAAATGATTTTGTCGGATTCTCAAATCTGAACAATGTACCTTTCGGAGAAGAAAAAGGATTACCGACGGGCGTTTATTTTTATACTGTTTATATACCTGAAGGAGACTTAAATTATCAGGGCTTTTTATACCTATCTAGATAA